The following are from one region of the Acidobacteriota bacterium genome:
- a CDS encoding carboxylate--amine ligase: protein MAEKNPEKGYIALLGWSLGAIEAAENFDRRYVVVAPEWAADYAREHDIPYLPWDFDRLNDRGFQIAEQLREMGVDVALPLYEETVEWAGAINAVLLGNPRLHGQAVLFRDKALMKRRAQLGGIRVGIFEEAHSRDDVVRFIRRVNQTLIKLDGDLDDPIHLKAFDKAGCLGHRTISTPEEVELIPEAEFPLLMESHLDGWEFAVEAWIHDGKIRFLNISEYVRLGYSVFVPATPELEAWRPRIVEEVEKLVKTFEIKFGQIHPEYFVTSDGTLYFGEIAYRPPGFKAFELIERAYGFNAYQASMLVFDPKTTEEEIEAFFPRPVEDAKGHAGCFAAYPQRRVVSQLEIPEETTGHEYFDYHELPPPLEATVTKRTAFGNHWGLVFFFGDDPYRLRDLLKRQEELEFYL from the coding sequence ATGGCGGAAAAGAATCCAGAAAAAGGCTATATCGCTCTGTTGGGTTGGAGTCTCGGCGCCATCGAGGCGGCCGAGAACTTCGATCGCCGATACGTGGTCGTCGCCCCGGAATGGGCCGCCGACTACGCCCGGGAGCATGACATCCCCTACCTGCCGTGGGACTTCGATCGGCTCAACGACCGCGGCTTCCAGATCGCCGAGCAGCTGCGCGAAATGGGCGTCGACGTCGCCTTGCCGCTCTACGAGGAGACCGTCGAGTGGGCCGGCGCGATCAACGCGGTGCTGCTCGGCAACCCCCGTCTCCACGGTCAGGCGGTGCTATTTCGCGACAAAGCGCTGATGAAGCGTCGGGCGCAGCTCGGCGGCATCCGGGTGGGCATCTTCGAAGAAGCGCACAGCCGGGACGACGTGGTGCGCTTCATCCGGCGGGTCAACCAGACCCTGATCAAGCTCGACGGTGACCTCGACGACCCCATCCACTTGAAGGCCTTCGACAAAGCCGGCTGTCTCGGACACCGCACGATCTCCACCCCGGAAGAGGTGGAGCTGATCCCCGAGGCCGAGTTCCCGCTGCTGATGGAGAGCCACCTCGACGGCTGGGAGTTCGCGGTCGAGGCCTGGATCCACGACGGCAAGATCCGCTTCCTCAACATCTCGGAGTACGTCCGGCTCGGCTACTCGGTGTTCGTACCGGCAACCCCCGAGCTCGAAGCCTGGCGGCCGCGGATCGTCGAGGAGGTCGAAAAGCTGGTCAAGACCTTCGAGATCAAGTTCGGCCAGATCCACCCGGAGTACTTCGTCACCAGCGACGGTACGCTCTACTTCGGCGAGATCGCCTACCGACCGCCGGGCTTCAAGGCCTTCGAGCTCATCGAGCGAGCCTACGGCTTCAACGCCTACCAGGCTTCCATGCTGGTCTTCGATCCGAAGACCACCGAAGAGGAGATCGAGGCCTTCTTCCCCCGCCCGGTGGAGGACGCCAAGGGCCATGCCGGCTGTTTCGCCGCCTACCCGCAGCGCCGGGTGGTCAGCCAGCTGGAGATCCCGGAGGAAACCACGGGTCACGAATACTTCGACTACCACGAGCTGCCGCCGCCCCTCGAGGCGACGGTGACCAAGCGCACGGCGTTCGGCAACCACTGGGGCCTGGTCTTCTTCTTCGGCGACGATCCCTACCGCCTGCGCGATCTGCTGAAGCGGCAGGAAGAGCTGGAGTTCTACCTCTGA
- a CDS encoding ectoine synthase, with product MKIVKLSDLEGTDREVNSPGGWTSYRFLLAGDGMGFSMHETVFPPGLEFPMWYKHHLEAVYCYQGTGQILNRDTGETHDIAPGTLYALDKHDKHTLKAITELRLVCVFNPPVTGREMHDEDGAYTLPTDGEGS from the coding sequence ATGAAGATCGTCAAATTGTCAGATCTCGAGGGTACCGACCGCGAGGTCAACAGCCCCGGTGGCTGGACCAGCTACCGATTCTTGTTGGCCGGCGACGGCATGGGGTTCTCGATGCACGAAACGGTGTTCCCGCCGGGGCTCGAGTTTCCCATGTGGTACAAGCACCATCTCGAAGCGGTCTACTGCTACCAGGGCACTGGCCAGATCCTCAACCGGGACACCGGGGAAACCCACGACATCGCCCCGGGGACCCTCTACGCACTGGACAAGCACGACAAGCACACGCTGAAGGCGATCACCGAGCTGCGCCTCGTCTGCGTGTTCAATCCGCCGGTGACCGGCCGCGAGATGCACGACGAAGACGGCGCCTACACCTTGCCGACCGACGGGGAGGGCAGCTGA